TGACAAATAATCCGCAAGACCCAAGCGTAAAACGTTGCCATGCAATAGTTCACCCCATTCAACTCTAGCAAGACTGGCACACCCAGAGATAACGGCTGCAAAAGTGTATTCATTAGGACGCACACCAGATTCCTGCATCTGCATAAACGCTTTCATCGCACGATCCTCTTGACCTGTCCAAAAGTATGATGTAATGATTGATGTCCAGGAAATAACATCCTGCATCCTCATGTTCGCAAACAACTGCCCCCCATAGTCCAATTTGCCACATTTATTGTACATTGTAGTAAGAGAGTTGGCAACAAAAGAGTTCTCATCAAAACCTTTCTTCATTGTCTGTGCATGAACTTCTCTCCCACAATTCAAAGCACCCAAATTGGCACACGCCTTCAACGAGATAGCAAACGCATATGCATCACATTGCACCCTGCTTTTCCACATTTCAGCAAAATACGACAAACCCTCCACATTATAACCTGCTCGAACAAGACCAGTGATCACGCTAGTCCAAGACACCACATTTCTCAGCCGCATTTCATCAAAAACTCTACAACCCTTCTCAATCTCACCAAccttcatatacatatcaacaAGAGCACTACCCACATAGACCGAGCTCACAAAATCCGATTTCACTGAGTAGCCATGTACAACTTCCCCATATGACAAGTTCACACCAAGTCCACAAGCCTTGAGCGCAACGCTGAGAAGAAAAGGGTCCATGCCGAAACCCGGCTGCGCCCACATATGTGAGAACAGAGCCAATGCTTCAGATGAATCCGAGACTCCAATATAGCCAGAAATCATATTGGTCCATGAGACCTCATCTCTCTTGGGCATTTTATCGAACACCTTCCGGGCCTGTTTGACGTTACCCATTTTGACGAGCCGCTTCAGTTGGGAGTTGAGTTCGAGGATGTCTACATGATTAGCCTGATGGGTTTTGTGAATTAGTTGCTCTGTTTTTGATTCAGGAGCCAGAAGGCTTCTGCATTGTGAGTGAGCAAAAGGGGAAGTGGTACATATTCTTCGAATATGAGATCTAATAGATGAAACCATGTTCTGTATTTGAACACGACAGAGGGATTGGAGGGAAGCATTTGGCGCCGCCTAACTTCTACAAAAAcgtactttattttttttattagaaaAGAAAACCCTGCATTTCACCAAAATAATATTACAAATACACCAAGACTACTAGTCACATGACTATTGCAAAAACAATAGATATAAGTCAAGAAAGCCAAATCTCAAACTAAAGAAGTTAAATTCCAGAAGTAACCGATAACCTACTCGCTGTCAATCTCAATAATAGAACTGCTCTAATAGCATCACATACCAAAACCTCTGACATATTTGCAGAGACAACTTCCCTATTACATTGACACCTAGAAAAAAACCGACATTTAGATAATTTCTGAAAATGACATGCACCATAAACATGTGCACCCAAAGACACGACACTACCTAAACACTCCCAAAAAAAAGGGGGGGAACAACTCTCTCTCAAAAGGAGGGAGacaaaacaactaaaacataaagaaaaaatgaacTACACCTAGGCCCAACCACCATTGGAATTCAAGAGGAACCATCCATAGACCCGACCCGACTCGAGAAGCCATGGTGAATCTGATCGCCGACCTGTTGCCAGCAACCAATCGCTAACCCAGACGCACCCTAGTCCTCAGCGATTGCGACGAGAGTACCACCATCCATGATCTACACCAAAGCATTGTAGGGATAAACCAACCCAGATCGAAACCTGATCTAGGAAGCCATCCACCACCGCACTCACCCTTTCACCTCGCACCGCCAATCCAACCACCCCCAACCACCACTGACAAGAGCAAAGACCACGCCTAATTGACACCAACCACCCGACGAAACAACCAGGCAACAAATCCACCAAAAGCTTCTTAGCCCGCCGTCAAGAATCAACGACCTTTCTCATTCCACCACCACAATCCAATCAGGGCACAACCACCAACTGGCCACCCTCCAATCTCCCGTCCGACGACGACGTCACAAGGACGCACCGTCGGACGAGCACAAAACCTCGAGAAAGGAAAACCCTAGAGATCTCCGGTTTTTATGGAGAGAATAGGGACTGCGAATGAATGTTTTTATGTCTATGCTACAGGTAACTGATTCCTTGTTTCTTGTATTGATGATACACAACTTTTGCTAAGTTGGGCAACATTTCATTGTGTTTGCAGTTCTACAAATACGTACATGTGAAATGGTAAAACCAGTgtgcaaaaaggaaacaatATCATCAATGCATTCATTTCATTGTATTTCATGGGCATCAGAAAATATAGTTCTCATTACTTTCCGAAGACTGAATTTTGCGCATTTTAAATTATAGTCCACAAACTCGACCGCTTTTTACTATGAAAATGTAAAGGAATgtgcatattttttttcttctcaaaatTGTCTAAATAGAGACATATTTGACATTGTCCTTGTAAAAAGCGGCCAGTTGTGTTGATTGTAATTGAGATGtgtgaattgatcaaaataaataaattgagatGTTAAAATTTCACTACCCTAGTTTTTCTTTCCGATGCGCAGAAGGCCATAGCCATGGCCATAATTGTAAAAGACATGTGGACGCTATTGACTGTCTGCCTATCAAAATCTTGAAATCTTAAGACAACGATGAGATAGCGAGCTGGTAAGAAGCTGTGAAGCTAAGTAAGCAACAAGCTAGTgccaattttttatttttaaacttCCATAGGGAGACAGGAAAAGACATGAAAATACGGACAATCAATTTGAAGATTTTTTTACATAAATTAAGATAGTGTTACAAGAAATTCTTAGCCTAATCTAGTTTACATATTGGAGTACTTTTCGTATCTCTGAAATAAATAAGATTACTAGAATTTTCGGGAATCTCTCTATTTAATGCATGATGCGATGATCCTCCATATCTCTCAGTTTGTGAATTTATAACTTTGAGTTAACGTTTTCcacaagttaaaaaaaaaggttcatCAGAAGCATAAGTTACGAATCTTAAACACAACGGTATACAATTCAAAGTCTTAAAGTTATTTGCTCTAACAATAGCTTCTCTTCACAGAGCAGCCTCATCAATAGTGTTCTTTAAGTTTTACTCTTTGTGCATTGTAAACTTTTGAGCGGGAATGTACATAAGTAGCCAAAGAAGTATCATAAGGACTAATTGCATCACAGTGCCATGCATATTAAAAAGCTTCATTAACTTCTATGCCATATCATACAACCAGCATCATCTCcttatttctctttttccctttcttGTTTTCTATCTCGCTACCATTTGGAGTTGGATAGTCCACTAGTGAATTCGACATGCATTTCACGAACGTTAAACCGCACAAACCCAACATAATCCATCTTTATGTAGCCGATCAATTCTTGTAGAGCATCTATTTATCTTGGAAGCAaaatagagagaaaaaaaaattattctatGAAGTTGGCATCCATGTAGGTGTTTGTTAACCGGAGCAACCTAATTTTACTAGGTCATGTAGGTGTTTATAACCGAACAACCCTAACTTCGCATCCAGATATTTTGAAACCGTTCACACTTCATGAGAGAGCTAACGATTTCAAGATTGTCATGTACCCATGTTGCCACACCAATTAAGCTATATGAATTGGTTCTTGATGGATTTATGAATTGGCCACTAAGCAAATGATGTAATTTCTGCCTATGACTAACTACAATGAAAGCCTTTATAACAATGATTACGGTTGTAATTTTTCATTGTTAATTAGAACTTATGCTGAGTATTGTGAACTTATGGATACATAATCGCATTATGAACTAAAAGAATACTACAATGTTGTGGATGAGGATGGGAGTCATATGCATCTTCCTGCAAAGGTTACTCTCACTGAGATGATCAAGTTCGAGAGAGTTGCTAATGTTGATATGTTGTGGGGCTTCTACAAGATAGTAGCTTAACTCTAATAGAAGACCAATCTCGTGTAGTGCAAACCACATAGGCCATGTTTGTTTCAAGGATTCTTAGCCTTGGGAAAAGAACGTTCCATTGTTTGgaaacaaatgaaaagaagTTAGAAGGGAAAATAGTTCCCAAGAATAAGGAAAATAGGAGGGAAAATGCTTCCACCCACCCTATGGAAAGAGTTTCCCGCCCAAATTATTGCAAtaaatgaagtttttttttaccgaATTGCCACTGTTCAAACTATCCAAACCAAATTTTTCAGGCCTTACCAAAcactaaaatgaaaaattgttGAGATTTGCAAATTCTCATGCCTATCGAACATCTCAAGAATTGATTTCATTTCCTTTCCATTACATGAACCAAACGTGGCCATAAGGTCGAATGTCCCCAGGGTGTGGTCCAGCTCACATTGTCATACACGAACATCGGGGGAGTGTACGTGTAACGGTGTAAGCTATATAGTCATTAGTGCCGTCGAGAAAACAATTATGCTTTGGATAGCCAACATAAAATCCAATCTTGATGTCGGCGGTAATGTGTGACGTCATGAAGGTGAATCTCATCGGAATGAGAGCTGCCCACATCTAAAAGGCTCTAGCGAACACATCTTGGAACTCATAAAGAACCTCGTTTGTCGGTAAGAAGCGTATGTCAGCTTGTGGTGGTCTTTTCGGCCACATTGGTTGTCCGTCGAAAAAAAGTACAAAGCTTCATCAAATGTCGACATGATAATGTTGACGGGTTAGGGTCGCCGCAACGGTGACAATCCGGGGGGGGTGTAAATAACTTGTTGGGTACGCACTGGAATGACACCTTGACGGAGAGGCAGTTCTTTAAGGGATTGAGGACTCGGCTTGGGACGATGAAGTTGGCCTCATTAGTGACGTTGAGAAGGAGGCAAATGGCGACGGAGAAGAGTATAAACTTGATGATAGTTGCACCTGACATCTTTTTAGCCAATTCCCTCTTAGCTTTTCTCCTAGCAAGCCAATCATATGACCCATCCATGTtatgtttgtcattttcgcGTGGTCAAGTGTTGTATCACGGTCGGGGCTGTGCAAATGAAAATGGGGTGAGGATAGAAATGAGGTGTGAATAACcaagtttattttttatttttgagaaaGAACATGGGTGTTAATAACtttaaaggaatcacaaactAAAACTTGTCATTAAATTTGAACCCAAAAGCCAAAATACAATCAATAtttaagagaaaagaaaacacaatcattatttaagaaaaaaaaagcaacCTATCTCCTCATAGCTAGAAAGAAGATGTCTTTCATCAGCCTAGGTTGGGTCTTGTCCAACCAGCGAATCATCAGTGTCCTCTCGATGACTGGTCGCTAGCGCTGCCTCTCCGCCGCCATTGGATTTTCAGGGAGTTAGGATGGAGAGCTTCGCGATTTTGAGGTGAAAACTAAAAGAAGCGCTCGGTCTTCTTTCATTAAATAGTCTTGGGTTATATAGGTTTCgtcattttatttcttttgctTTAGACTTTAGAGTATAGAGATCATTTGATTATGAAAATGTGATATGGGGTTCGATTGAAAACTTTTGTTATAAATTTGATTAAGATAAAGATGAAAGTAGATACCAATCATCGTAATGAGATGCTCGTTAAcaaatgtttttcttgtttatcTTAAATCGTAGCCAATGATGAAGTTGTCTTACAAAATGCAGCGACTAGAGATCATAGGTAAGAATTATGAGAAGCACATGCAACTTTAATTGTCAAGAAATTCTAACCTAAACAGTGAAAAAACACGAGAGTAATCATTGTTATAAATGCTCTCATTGTGGTTAGTCATATGTAGAAATTACATCATTTGCTTAGTGGCCAATTCATAAATCCATCACTAAATCAATTCATACAGCTAAATTGGTGTGACAACATGGGTACGTGACAATCTTGAAATCGTTAGTTCTCTCATGAAGTGTGAACGTTTTAAAATAGCTGGCGGTTAACTTAGGATCACGAAAGAAGACCTAGTTTCGGTTAGGTGGCCACACGACGAAGTTTGAAGGGTCATGATCTCTTCCTTGTACACTAGAGAGCTTGCCCGTGCTTTACTGCACGTAATGTTGCTAAATTAAAACGTAATCATACAATTTATGAGAGTGATACTAGTTGGATGGCAGTATTTGATCACTTGGTTTTCAATACTTGGTTCTGATTCAACTAGTATTTGGGAAGCAAGAAGGAAGACTAAATATCTATACAATTCATCTGCCTATCCCTAACTTGTCTCCTTTGAATTAGTGGTTATAGCTAAAGAGAATAAACTTATGCATAGATTGAAAACTACCATCATAATTACATTAAGTTTTAATTGGAGGTAATACAATATCTATTCAA
This genomic interval from Argentina anserina chromosome 1, drPotAnse1.1, whole genome shotgun sequence contains the following:
- the LOC126799867 gene encoding putative pentatricopeptide repeat-containing protein At3g47840 — encoded protein: MVSSIRSHIRRICTTSPFAHSQCRSLLAPESKTEQLIHKTHQANHVDILELNSQLKRLVKMGNVKQARKVFDKMPKRDEVSWTNMISGYIGVSDSSEALALFSHMWAQPGFGMDPFLLSVALKACGLGVNLSYGEVVHGYSVKSDFVSSVYVGSALVDMYMKVGEIEKGCRVFDEMRLRNVVSWTSVITGLVRAGYNVEGLSYFAEMWKSRVQCDAYAFAISLKACANLGALNCGREVHAQTMKKGFDENSFVANSLTTMYNKCGKLDYGGQLFANMRMQDVISWTSIITSYFWTGQEDRAMKAFMQMQESGVRPNEYTFAAVISGCASLARVEWGELLHGNVLRLGLADYLSVGNSIITMYAKCGCLTSASAVFREMGSKDIVSWTTVIAGYSQAGYGEEAFKYLMWMRQEGPEPNEYAFASLLSVCGSMAMLEQGKQLHTHVLTVGLDSEAMVQSALINLYSKCGSIQEAAKNFDMTKDDDVISWTSMINGYAQHGYYQEAIDLFEKIHTVGLKPDSVTFVGVLAACSHAGLVDLGFHYFNSMSNDFKISPLKEHYGCMIDLLCRAGRLSDAKRMIKSMPVKDDVAWSTLLTASRLHGDVECGRHAAEEILKLNPNCAVTHITLASIYAAKGMWRKAAEIRRMMRWKGVIKEPGWSGIEVRNSTSVFVAEDRSHPQGDEIYGVLELLDSKADNSIPETVLH